A genome region from Conger conger chromosome 16, fConCon1.1, whole genome shotgun sequence includes the following:
- the LOC133114881 gene encoding tetra-peptide repeat homeobox protein 1-like translates to MTNAAQLAREAPVTAGTPPRRGERSSDAADSGSGSEAAVRSERPLSRWPASTPGPASTPGPVSTPGPVSTPGPVSTPGPVSTLGPASTPGPASTPGPASTPGPVSTPGPASTPGPASTPGPASTPGPVSTPGPASTPGPASTPGPVSTPGPISTLGPVSTLGPRLHPRARLHPRARLHPRARLPISTPGPVSTPGPVSTLGARLPISTPGPVSTPGPVSTLGPVSTLGPASTPGPASTPGPASTPGPVSTPGPASTPGPASTPGPASTPGPVSTPGPASTPGPASTPGPVSTPGPISTLGPVSTLGPVSTPGPASTPGPVSTLGPVCPSPLQDPSPPQGPSPP, encoded by the exons ATGACTAATGCAGCTCAGCTGGCCCGGGAGGCGCCCGTGACCGCAGGGACACCTCCGCGCCGCGGGGAGAGGAGCTCGGACGCTGCCGACTCTGGAAGCGGATCTGAAGCCGCTGTCCGCTCCGAAAGACCGCTCTCCCGAT GGCCCGCCTCCACCCCAGGGCCCGCCTCCACCCCAGGGCCCGTCTCCACCCCAGGGCCCGTCTCCACCCCAGGGCCCGTCTCCACCCCAGGGCCCGTCTCCACCCTAGGGCCCGCCTCCACCCCAGGGCCCGCCTCCACCCCAGGGCCCGCCTCCACCCCAGGGCCCGTCTCCACCCCAGGGCCCGCCTCCACCCCAGGGCCCGCCTCCACCCCAGGGCCCGCCTCCACCCCAGGGCCCGTCTCCACCCCAGGGCCCGCCTCCACCCCAGGGCCCGCCTCCACCCCAGGGCCCGTCTCCACCCCAGGGCCCATCTCCACCCTAGGGCCCGTCTCCACCCTAGGGCCCCGTCTCCACCCCAGGGCCCGCCTCCACCCCAGGGCCCGTCTCCACCCTAGGGCCCGTCTGCCCATCTCCACTCCAGGACCCGTCTCCACCCCAGGGCCCGTCTCCACCCTAGG GGCCCGTCTGCCCATCTCCACTCCAGGACCCGTCTCCACCCCAGGGCCCGTCTCCACCCTAGGGCCCGTCTCCACCCTAGGGCCCGCCTCCACCCCAGGGCCCGCCTCCACCCCAGGGCCCGCCTCCACCCCAGGGCCCGTCTCCACCCCAGGGCCCGCCTCCACCCCAGGGCCCGCCTCCACCCCAGGGCCCGCCTCCACCCCAGGGCCCGTCTCCACCCCAGGGCCCGCCTCCACCCCAGGGCCCGCCTCCACCCCAGGGCCCGTCTCCACCCCAGGGCCCATCTCCACCCTAGGGCCCGTCTCCACCCTAGGGCCCGTCTCCACCCCAGGGCCCGCCTCCACCCCAGGGCCCGTCTCCACCCTAGGGCCCGTCTGCCCATCTCCACTCCAGGACCCGTCTCCACCCCAGGGCCCGTCTCCACCCTAG
- the LOC133115182 gene encoding sclerostin-like produces MQVSTALVYSGSLLLVLQGCFSAARGWRVFKNDATENIPDYTEETRSPEEPLQRANNTLNRAKQGVRSPGGRRFSGNSESYGSSELSCREVRLTHYVTDGSCRSAKPVQELVCAGQCVPAHLLPNSILRGKWWRGGGPEFRCVPAHSRVRRVQLHCAAGGRRNHKIRIATSCKCKRYTRQHNQSEARTPPRPHGNKRRSRGHQDQSRNNSPETGN; encoded by the exons ATGCAGGTGTCTACCGCGCTCGTGTACTCCGGCTCCCTGCTCCTCGTGCTGCAGGGCTGCTTCTCCGCCGCTCGAGGATGGAGGGTTTTCAAAAACGACGCCACGGAAAACATACCTGATTACACCGAGGAGACACGGTCCCCCGAGGAACCGCTACAACGGGCTAATAATACACTGAACCGCGCGAAACAAGGAGTGAGGTCACCGGGGGGACGGAGATTTTCCGGTAACAGTGAATCTTATG GGTCGTCAGAGCTGAGCTGCAGGGAGGTGCGTTTGACCCACTACGTGACTGACGGGTCGTGCCGGAGTGCCAAGCCGGTGCAGGAGCTGGTCTGCGCGGGCCAGTGCGTTCCCGCCCACCTGCTTCCCAACTCCATCCTGCGCGGGAAGTGGTGGCGTGGCGGGGGGCCGGAGTTCCGCTGCGTTCCGGCACATTCCCGAGTCCGCCGCGTCCAGCTGCACTGTGCTGCCGGCGGCCGCAGGAACCACAAGATCCGCATCGCCACGTCCTGCAAGTGCAAGCGCTACACCCGCCAGCACAACCAATCAGAGGCCAGGACCCCGCCCAGGCCCCACGGCAACAAGAGACGCTCCCGCGGGCACCAGGACCAGAGCCGGAACAACAGCCCAGAGACGGGCAACTGA